A single window of Sparus aurata chromosome 12, fSpaAur1.1, whole genome shotgun sequence DNA harbors:
- the stard7 gene encoding stAR-related lipid transfer protein 7, mitochondrial, translated as MFHSVPRRPICEIGVNAVRLHSSRAFRRTVEEGKERLEKVPWLGRSMGLLLAWLQRASVGVSETAGSGQKRKGLLSIFADHCSFVTGQRLRRACQIGELYSNLYSERTRWTLVGNIWRRFQSKHAPNGKLFAAIAGIFIWDNEKIQDEEIRRCGLELQALESVKGLNKESGKVVGQLEAGWEVVMEKKDFKVWKRPIPNSHLYEYRVLGSYNDVTPRQFFNVQLDTEYRKKWDSLVIKLEVVDRDASTGSEVVHWATQFPYPMYSRDYVYVRRYDVDVDNNLMVLVSKAVQHPRVPETQEFVRVHSYQSKMVIRPHKSFDENGFDYLLTYSDNPQTVFPRYCVSWMVSSGMPDFLEKLHNAALRAKNLEVGIHDYAGVIKSSDGNRQERHSGENPHTGGPGQIYA; from the exons ATGTTTCACTCCGTCCCTCGCCGTCCGATTTGCGAGATCGGTGTAAATGCAGTGAGGCTTCATAGCAGCCGAGCATTCAGGCGGACTGTCGAGGAGGGCAAAGAACGGCTTGAGAAGGTACCATGGCTGGGCAGGAGCATGGGCCTGCTGTTGGCCTGGCTCCAGAGGGCAAGTGTTGGTGTCAGTGAGACCGCAGGTTCTGGCCAAAAGAGAAAGGGTCTGCTCTCCATATTTGCGGACCACTGCAGCTTTGTGACCGGACAGAGGCTCCGGCGTGCCTGTCAGATCGGCGAGCTTTACTCCAACCTGTACTCCGAGCGGACCAGGTGGACCCTGGTTGGGAACATATGGCGCAGATTTCAGAGCAAGCATGCCCCGAATGGGAAACTCTTCGCGGCCATTGCTGGCATCTTCATATGGGACAACGAGAAGATTCAAGATGAGGAAATTCGCAG ATGTGGACTTGAGCTGCAGGCGCTGGAGTCTGTGAAAGGTCTAAACAAAGAATCAGGCAAAGTGGTTGGACAGCTGGAAGCTGGCTGGGAAGTTGTGATGGAAAAGAAGGACTTCAAAGTGTGGAAGCGTCCTATACCCAACAGTCACCTTTATGAATACAGAG TGTTGGGCTCCTACAATGATGTCACTCCACGACAGTTCTTCAATGTACAG TTGGATACAGAGTACAGGAAGAAATGGGATTCTCTGGTTATCAAGCTTGAAGTGGTGGACAGAGATGCCAGTACAGGCTCTGAAGTTGTGCACTGGGCCACACAATTTCCT TATCCAATGTACTCAAGGGACTATGTGTACGTGCGCCGCTATGATGTTGACGTAGACAACAATCTGATGGTCCTGGTGTCCAA AGCCGTGCAGCATCCAAGAGTCCCAGAGACTCAGGAATTTGTTAGAGTCCATTCATACCAGTCAAAGATGGTCATCCGCCCTCACAAGTCTTTCGATGAG aatGGATTTGATTACCTGCTGACCTACAGTGACAACCCTCAGACTGTCTTTCCCCGGTACTGTGTGAGCTGGATGGTGTCAAGCG GTATGCCTGATTTCCTGGAGAAGCTGCATAATGCTGCCTTGAGGGCCAAGAACCTAGAAGTGGGGATCCATGACTATGCAGGAGTCATTAAATCCAGCGACGGCAACCGCCAGGAGCGCCACAGTGGAGAAAACCCACACACAGGTGGTCCTGGACAGATCTACGCTTGA